In Sphingobium sp. EP60837, one genomic interval encodes:
- a CDS encoding aldo/keto reductase: MRLAAAQRGPSSPGPEIMERRPFGPVPHEVAVIGQGTWYIDDADRPSAVAALRRGLDLGMTHIDTAEMYGDAEIVVGEAVAGRREEVFLVSKVLPSNASRAGTVAACERSLARLRTDRLDCYLLHWRGQHPLEETFAAFERLREQGKILSWGVSNFDVPDLDAAWKAGGEGRIACNQVLYNLGERAIEHAVLPWCDNHSVTVVAYSPFGHGDFPDPRTAGGLVLEEIAAAHGATPRQVALGFLVREPALLAIPKASSTKHAEDNAGAGVLRLTTADLARIDEAFPLGPRPSRLPML, translated from the coding sequence ATGAGACTCGCCGCCGCGCAGCGGGGCCCGTCTTCACCGGGACCGGAGATCATGGAGCGACGCCCATTCGGCCCTGTGCCGCACGAGGTTGCGGTGATCGGTCAGGGAACCTGGTACATCGACGACGCGGACAGGCCCAGCGCAGTGGCCGCCCTGCGCCGAGGTCTCGACCTCGGCATGACTCACATCGACACCGCCGAGATGTACGGCGACGCCGAAATCGTGGTCGGCGAGGCGGTAGCCGGGCGCCGTGAGGAGGTCTTCCTCGTCTCCAAGGTTCTGCCGAGCAACGCCTCGCGTGCCGGGACGGTGGCGGCCTGCGAGCGCTCGCTCGCGCGTCTGCGGACCGACAGGCTGGACTGCTACCTTCTGCATTGGCGGGGCCAGCACCCGCTGGAGGAAACCTTCGCCGCCTTCGAGCGCCTCCGCGAACAGGGCAAAATTCTGTCCTGGGGCGTCAGCAACTTCGACGTGCCCGATCTCGATGCTGCCTGGAAAGCCGGCGGCGAGGGCCGGATAGCCTGCAATCAGGTTCTCTACAACCTAGGAGAGCGCGCGATCGAGCACGCCGTACTGCCTTGGTGCGACAATCACAGCGTCACCGTGGTTGCCTATAGCCCGTTCGGCCATGGCGACTTCCCCGACCCACGAACGGCGGGCGGCCTCGTGCTGGAAGAAATCGCAGCAGCCCATGGCGCGACCCCGCGCCAGGTGGCGCTCGGCTTCCTCGTGCGGGAACCAGCGTTGCTGGCAATCCCCAAGGCTTCCAGCACCAAGCATGCCGAAGACAATGCCGGCGCGGGCGTGTTACGGCTGACGACCGCCGACCTAGCACGGATTGACGAAGCATTCCCGCTCGGCCCGAGACCGTCTCGCCTCCCGATGTTGTAG
- a CDS encoding putative quinol monooxygenase, with translation MATRVSKAVLVRFKALPGREDDVCAFLNQGLSIVEGEPKTVRWFAVQFGPSSFGIFDAFPDEDGRQAHLSGEVGKALGENTGLLFEKPTIEQLDVVAEKQPA, from the coding sequence ATGGCAACGCGGGTCAGCAAAGCGGTTCTGGTACGCTTCAAAGCACTACCCGGCAGGGAGGACGACGTCTGCGCCTTCTTGAACCAGGGGCTGTCGATCGTCGAAGGCGAGCCCAAGACCGTCAGGTGGTTCGCAGTCCAATTCGGACCGTCGTCGTTCGGGATCTTCGACGCCTTTCCCGACGAAGACGGGCGCCAGGCGCACCTATCGGGTGAGGTCGGGAAAGCGCTTGGTGAGAATACGGGTTTGCTTTTCGAGAAGCCCACGATCGAACAGCTTGATGTCGTCGCGGAGAAGCAGCCGGCCTAG
- a CDS encoding GlcG/HbpS family heme-binding protein, whose amino-acid sequence MTITQESVSLEDAQRVIAGGQAKADEIGSPSNVAVVDAGGNLVSHIRMDHAWVGSVDISMNKAVTARAFDIATKDLAENAQPGEQFYGIQNSNHARVMIFAGGIPLRQDGQVVGAVGVSGGSGEQDQTVAEAAAATF is encoded by the coding sequence ATGACCATCACGCAAGAATCCGTATCGCTCGAAGACGCTCAGCGCGTGATCGCCGGCGGTCAGGCCAAGGCCGACGAGATTGGGTCGCCGAGCAACGTCGCCGTGGTCGACGCGGGCGGCAACCTCGTCTCTCACATCCGCATGGACCATGCGTGGGTGGGCAGCGTCGACATCTCGATGAACAAGGCCGTCACGGCGCGCGCCTTCGACATCGCCACCAAGGACCTGGCCGAGAACGCTCAGCCCGGCGAGCAGTTCTACGGCATCCAGAACTCCAACCATGCCCGGGTGATGATCTTCGCCGGCGGCATCCCGCTTCGCCAGGACGGCCAGGTCGTCGGGGCGGTGGGAGTGAGCGGAGGCAGCGGCGAGCAGGACCAGACGGTCGCCGAGGCGGCCGCAGCCACGTTCTGA
- a CDS encoding zinc-dependent alcohol dehydrogenase, which produces MRALCWHGKGDVRVDTVADPEIKHPRDAIIKISACAICGSDLHLLDGYQPTMEAGDILGHENMGEVVALGSEVTNLKIGDRVVVPFTISCGECWFCKKGLFSACCTTNPNAEIAIKAMGHSPAGLFGFSHMLGGYCGGQAEYLRVPMADVGPIIVPDSVTDEQALFLSDIFPTGYMAAENAQIEPGDTVAIWGCGPVGQFAIRSALMMGAGRVIAIDEVPERLSMAEAGGAETINFSEVDVYDELQYRTKGRGPDSCIDAVGCEASGHGSADAVLDRVKAATFLATDRVHVLREAIMSCRMGGTVSIPGVYVGMGDKIPIGAMMNKGLTIKTGQTHVQAYTKPLLARIEAGDIDPSFVITHPASLEDAPEMYKKFRDKEDGVIKVVLRP; this is translated from the coding sequence ATGCGCGCACTTTGCTGGCACGGGAAAGGCGACGTGCGCGTCGACACCGTCGCGGACCCTGAGATCAAGCATCCGCGGGATGCAATCATCAAGATCAGCGCGTGCGCGATCTGCGGCTCCGACCTCCATCTGCTCGACGGCTACCAGCCGACAATGGAGGCAGGCGACATCCTGGGCCACGAGAACATGGGTGAAGTCGTGGCGCTCGGGTCCGAAGTGACCAATCTGAAGATCGGCGACAGGGTGGTCGTGCCCTTTACTATCTCTTGCGGAGAGTGTTGGTTCTGCAAGAAGGGGCTCTTCTCGGCATGTTGCACAACCAATCCCAACGCCGAGATCGCCATAAAGGCTATGGGCCACTCGCCCGCCGGCCTGTTTGGCTTCAGCCACATGCTTGGCGGCTATTGTGGTGGCCAGGCCGAGTATTTGCGTGTGCCCATGGCGGATGTCGGACCGATCATCGTCCCCGACAGCGTCACCGACGAACAGGCGCTGTTCCTGTCGGACATTTTCCCCACCGGCTACATGGCGGCCGAGAACGCGCAGATCGAGCCCGGTGATACCGTCGCGATCTGGGGCTGCGGTCCGGTCGGTCAGTTTGCGATCCGGTCAGCCCTGATGATGGGCGCCGGTCGGGTGATAGCAATCGACGAGGTGCCCGAGCGGCTGTCGATGGCGGAGGCCGGCGGCGCCGAGACAATCAACTTCAGTGAAGTCGACGTTTACGACGAGCTGCAGTATCGCACCAAAGGCCGCGGCCCTGACAGTTGCATCGATGCAGTCGGCTGTGAAGCTTCGGGCCATGGTTCGGCCGATGCGGTCCTTGACCGCGTGAAAGCTGCGACCTTTCTAGCGACCGATCGCGTCCACGTGCTGCGAGAGGCGATCATGAGCTGCCGGATGGGCGGAACGGTATCAATCCCGGGCGTGTACGTCGGCATGGGGGACAAAATCCCGATCGGCGCGATGATGAACAAGGGGCTGACGATCAAGACCGGCCAGACCCACGTCCAAGCCTATACCAAACCGCTGCTTGCGCGGATCGAGGCCGGCGACATCGACCCGAGCTTTGTTATCACTCACCCGGCGAGCCTCGAGGACGCTCCCGAGATGTACAAGAAGTTCCGCGACAAAGAGGATGGGGTGATCAAGGTCGTGCTGCGGCCTTAG
- a CDS encoding TetR/AcrR family transcriptional regulator, with protein sequence MKLNKGELTRQSILENAEKAFAELGYEATRLEAVGDTIGIKRAAIFYYFRNKKELYAAIFADIHSSLIRLTYERLDGAEDPWERLMLLVDGWVDYMVSRPTAARLILRNCANAAHPEEHSPDYSAGALQLFRDIIQEGIAAGKFAEASSMHLVNLLSGSILHYVCNPEQLGDQRPYRPEDPAEVANFKLVLRRTARAIVDIRENN encoded by the coding sequence ATGAAGCTCAACAAGGGCGAACTCACCCGGCAGAGCATTCTGGAGAATGCGGAAAAGGCATTCGCTGAGCTGGGCTATGAGGCAACTCGGCTAGAAGCGGTTGGGGACACAATCGGCATTAAGCGAGCAGCGATTTTCTATTACTTTCGCAACAAAAAGGAGCTGTACGCCGCGATTTTCGCCGACATTCACAGCAGCCTGATCCGTTTAACCTATGAGAGGCTCGACGGAGCCGAAGATCCTTGGGAACGTCTCATGCTGCTGGTCGATGGGTGGGTCGATTATATGGTATCGCGCCCTACAGCTGCTCGGCTTATTCTGCGCAATTGCGCCAATGCTGCGCATCCCGAAGAACATTCACCAGATTATTCGGCAGGCGCGCTACAGCTCTTCCGCGATATCATTCAGGAAGGCATCGCGGCTGGGAAATTCGCGGAGGCGAGCTCAATGCATCTAGTCAATCTGCTGAGCGGTAGCATCCTTCACTACGTTTGCAATCCCGAGCAATTGGGCGACCAGAGGCCTTACCGCCCCGAAGATCCAGCGGAAGTCGCGAACTTCAAGCTTGTGCTGCGGCGTACTGCGCGTGCAATCGTAGATATACGAGAGAATAATTGA